From Saprospiraceae bacterium, one genomic window encodes:
- a CDS encoding T9SS type A sorting domain-containing protein gives MRIDVVYPGGVLVDQNGGRVRLPVGLDTIIYRVYDGCYNLTEDTLYVTVKDHTEPVAVCERRTVVALNDSGLNWVPAEVFDDGSFDECKLHHFEVRRMDLNHCGTIGEDDWGPEVQFCCSDVGSGEIMVAFKAIDISNNEAICMVFVEVQDKDMPRITCPPDIDVDCRFDFDINHLDRSFGDVVTAEADREMIVIDPVYWHYIYGHPQDGIAYDNCNPNVTHRVDSSGMNQCGMGTIIREFTVTDDQGNSASCTQRIYVDNHHRSGHITISWPYDYETSDICDSRLLHPDLLSYPYNYPVVSDDECSIIGMDFKDHVFSSTVPGEPCFKIFRVWKVIDWCYRDQSGDILIYIDTQVIKVSNYVDPVIYRLCHDTTICTYDVECRPIPVRLSIGASDVCTAKEELLYRYKIDLDSDGTIDIVRTSIGDSTASGTWPLGRHTIKWEVEDRCGNTAKCESQLNLINCKPPTAYCHRDLSIGLTAMDLDGDGIPETKMAEVWASDINVNSEHGCGYDIVFSFSSDTTDKVRFYNCDSLGPREVELWVTDINGNQSFCRTIIIIQDNPQIPPACPGNLKDVVVSGLIRTEADREVEETQVSLETSALQKVKTNYEGRYAFSPMPTGGSYEVKPEKNDDWSNGVTTADIIRIQKHILGVEEMTSPYQMIAADVNRSKSVTARDISDLRKLILGSATEIKGNTSWRFVPVSYSFVNAAEALEDIHPEAYKISYLNSDLKADFVAIKVGDVNESARTRGANGVSSRTGKTLDLNYADVEMKKGELYEIQLVSSNIEQFAGFQTTLELSPEFGQIVELSPNRHNDFGEEHYSLHALNSGRVSMSWDGQAKNEERLWSIKIRAARDGRLSDMLRLNSTITASMSIDANQTEGRIELRSRGLLEKEFVLMQNEPNPWKEQTSIGLLLPRAGTVRLTIYDATGRVHLKAEREMSKGYQEWILEAGILSSSGVYYYQADYESNTQTRKMVILE, from the coding sequence TTGCGGATAGATGTGGTATATCCGGGCGGAGTGTTGGTGGATCAGAATGGAGGCAGGGTGAGATTGCCGGTAGGCTTGGATACGATTATCTATCGGGTATATGATGGGTGTTATAATTTGACAGAAGATACATTGTATGTGACCGTCAAAGACCACACAGAACCGGTGGCGGTATGTGAAAGGAGGACAGTGGTGGCCCTGAATGATTCGGGTTTGAACTGGGTACCGGCCGAGGTATTTGACGATGGAAGTTTTGACGAGTGCAAGTTGCATCATTTTGAAGTGAGGAGAATGGATCTAAACCATTGTGGTACGATCGGAGAAGACGACTGGGGTCCTGAGGTACAGTTTTGTTGTAGCGATGTTGGATCCGGAGAGATCATGGTAGCTTTTAAAGCCATCGACATAAGCAACAATGAAGCGATCTGTATGGTGTTTGTAGAAGTACAGGACAAGGACATGCCAAGGATAACATGTCCACCGGATATCGATGTGGATTGTCGTTTTGATTTTGACATCAATCATCTGGACAGAAGTTTTGGAGATGTTGTGACTGCAGAAGCAGATCGGGAAATGATTGTAATAGATCCGGTGTATTGGCATTATATTTATGGACATCCACAGGATGGCATTGCGTACGACAATTGCAATCCGAATGTGACACACCGTGTGGACAGCAGTGGCATGAACCAGTGCGGCATGGGCACGATCATCCGGGAATTTACGGTGACGGATGACCAGGGCAACAGCGCGAGCTGCACCCAGCGGATCTATGTGGACAATCATCACAGGAGTGGACATATTACGATTAGCTGGCCTTATGATTATGAGACGAGCGATATCTGTGATTCGAGATTGTTGCATCCGGATTTATTGTCATACCCATACAATTATCCGGTGGTGAGCGACGATGAGTGCAGCATCATAGGGATGGATTTCAAGGACCATGTATTTTCATCGACGGTACCGGGAGAGCCATGTTTTAAGATATTCCGGGTGTGGAAAGTGATCGACTGGTGTTATCGGGATCAAAGTGGAGATATCCTGATATACATAGACACACAGGTGATCAAGGTGAGCAATTATGTGGATCCGGTGATCTACAGATTGTGTCATGACACGACGATCTGTACGTATGATGTGGAATGTCGTCCGATACCGGTGAGACTGAGTATAGGAGCGAGTGATGTTTGTACAGCGAAAGAGGAGTTGTTGTATCGCTATAAGATAGATCTGGACAGCGATGGTACGATCGACATTGTGCGCACGTCGATAGGAGATAGTACGGCGAGTGGCACCTGGCCATTGGGCAGACATACGATCAAGTGGGAAGTGGAAGACAGATGCGGCAACACGGCCAAGTGTGAGTCTCAACTGAACCTGATCAATTGCAAACCGCCGACGGCGTATTGTCACAGAGATCTGAGCATCGGATTGACGGCAATGGATCTGGATGGCGACGGCATACCGGAGACAAAGATGGCAGAAGTGTGGGCCAGTGACATCAATGTCAACTCAGAGCACGGCTGCGGTTATGACATCGTGTTTAGCTTTAGTTCGGATACGACAGACAAGGTGAGATTTTACAATTGCGACAGCTTAGGTCCAAGAGAAGTGGAGTTGTGGGTGACGGACATCAACGGCAATCAATCCTTCTGCAGGACGATCATCATCATCCAGGACAATCCGCAGATACCACCTGCCTGTCCGGGCAATCTGAAAGATGTGGTTGTGAGTGGATTGATCCGGACGGAGGCAGACCGGGAGGTAGAGGAGACACAGGTGAGTCTGGAGACCAGTGCACTGCAAAAAGTGAAGACCAATTACGAAGGCAGATATGCATTTTCACCGATGCCGACGGGAGGAAGTTATGAGGTGAAGCCGGAGAAGAATGACGATTGGAGCAATGGAGTGACGACAGCCGACATCATCAGGATCCAGAAACATATACTGGGAGTGGAAGAGATGACGAGTCCATATCAGATGATAGCAGCAGATGTCAACAGGAGCAAGTCAGTTACAGCAAGAGACATATCAGATTTGAGAAAATTGATCTTGGGTAGTGCGACAGAAATCAAAGGGAATACGAGCTGGAGATTTGTACCGGTGAGTTATAGTTTTGTCAATGCGGCAGAAGCATTGGAGGACATTCATCCGGAAGCATACAAGATCAGTTATTTGAACAGCGATTTGAAAGCGGACTTTGTGGCGATCAAGGTGGGAGATGTGAATGAATCAGCGCGCACCAGAGGAGCCAATGGAGTGAGCAGCCGTACGGGCAAGACATTGGATCTGAATTATGCAGATGTTGAAATGAAGAAAGGGGAGTTGTACGAGATACAGTTGGTGTCGAGCAACATCGAGCAGTTTGCAGGATTCCAGACGACCCTGGAGCTAAGTCCGGAGTTTGGTCAGATTGTGGAGTTGAGTCCCAACCGCCACAATGATTTTGGAGAAGAGCATTACAGTCTGCACGCGTTGAACAGTGGACGTGTGAGCATGAGCTGGGATGGGCAAGCGAAAAATGAGGAGAGATTGTGGAGCATCAAAATTCGAGCGGCACGGGATGGCAGATTGTCAGACATGCTTCGATTGAATTCCACGATCACAGCCTCGATGAGCATCGATGCCAATCAGACAGAAGGAAGAATCGAACTGCGCAGCAGGGGTCTGTTGGAGAAAGAGTTTGTGCTGATGCAAAACGAACCCAACCCATGGAAAGAACAGACCTCGATTGGCTTGTTGTTGCCAAGGGCAGGTACGGTCAGACTTACGATCTATGATGCGACGGGAAGAGTGCATCTGAAGGCAGAAAGAGAAATGAGCAAAGGCTATCAGGAATGGATTCTGGAAGCGGGTATCTTGAGCAGTTCAGGAGTGTATTACTATCAGGCAGATTATGAAAGCAACACGCAGACCAGGAAGATGGTGATCCTGGAATAA
- a CDS encoding energy transducer TonB, with product MSQNLLQKFVMDDIVFDNRNKEYGAWYLRRIYDRIMSRSLVIGLIFFVLLVSSPMILNLVRSLIPQEKDDLLLKEVVLAEPPPIDPNKEPPPPPPKVDPPPIKDQIRFVPPKVMKDEEVENEEPPPPDITELQDKDISTENREGDESGIDASLVEPPPPPVIEEPAPEKPFDFVEQMPEFPDGQAAMMKFIQSNMKYPAIARENDIQGTVVVQFVVGPNGSISKVNVARGIGGGCDEEAVRVVKSMPKWKPGKHNGKAVPVNFTLPIKFRLE from the coding sequence ATGTCACAAAACCTTTTGCAAAAATTTGTCATGGACGATATCGTTTTTGACAATCGTAACAAGGAATATGGTGCCTGGTACCTTCGGCGGATTTATGACCGCATCATGTCCAGGTCTTTGGTCATTGGTTTGATCTTTTTTGTACTTCTGGTATCCAGTCCTATGATCTTAAATCTGGTGAGGTCTTTGATTCCTCAGGAAAAAGACGATCTCTTGTTGAAAGAGGTGGTCCTGGCCGAGCCGCCTCCCATTGACCCCAATAAAGAACCTCCTCCTCCTCCTCCAAAAGTAGATCCTCCTCCTATCAAGGATCAGATTAGATTTGTTCCTCCCAAGGTCATGAAAGATGAAGAGGTTGAAAATGAAGAACCGCCTCCACCTGATATCACTGAACTTCAGGACAAGGATATATCCACTGAAAACAGAGAAGGGGATGAAAGTGGAATCGATGCCTCACTGGTCGAACCTCCTCCTCCTCCGGTGATCGAAGAACCCGCTCCGGAAAAGCCTTTCGATTTCGTAGAGCAAATGCCTGAATTTCCGGATGGCCAGGCAGCCATGATGAAATTCATCCAATCCAACATGAAATACCCCGCCATCGCCAGGGAAAATGACATCCAGGGCACTGTGGTTGTGCAGTTTGTGGTAGGACCCAATGGAAGCATCAGCAAAGTAAACGTGGCCAGAGGCATTGGTGGTGGATGTGACGAAGAAGCCGTTCGGGTGGTCAAATCCATGCCCAAATGGAAACCCGGAAAACACAATGGAAAAGCAGTACCGGTTAATTTTACGCTGCCCATTAAATTCAGATTGGAATAA
- a CDS encoding arsenite methyltransferase: protein MENLNQTNFDPAVSLEQDGGKQIKELVRQKYSEIALQDKETNQSSCCGSGSCSTEVYNIMSDDYQTLEGYHPEADLGLGCGLPTQFAKIKKGNTVIDLGSGAGNDCFVARNETGEDGRVIGIDFTPAMIEKARINAAKLGYSNVEFRQGDIENIPVSANVADVIVSNCVLNLVPNKDRVFKEIFRVLKQGGHFSISDVVLVGQLPDALREAAEMYVGCVSGAIQKSEYLHLIQSNGFTNISIQKEKAIGLPEDILQNYLNEEELKVFKSSGTGIFSITVYAEKSKSCGCSTECCN, encoded by the coding sequence ATGGAAAATTTAAATCAAACGAATTTCGACCCCGCGGTTTCTTTGGAACAAGACGGAGGCAAACAGATCAAAGAATTGGTAAGACAGAAATACAGTGAAATTGCCTTGCAGGATAAAGAAACCAATCAATCATCCTGCTGTGGATCCGGTTCGTGTTCGACTGAGGTGTACAATATCATGAGCGATGACTACCAGACTTTGGAAGGCTATCATCCGGAGGCAGATTTGGGTTTGGGCTGTGGTTTACCCACCCAATTTGCAAAAATTAAAAAAGGTAATACGGTCATTGATCTGGGCAGTGGTGCCGGCAACGATTGTTTTGTTGCCAGAAATGAAACGGGTGAAGATGGCAGGGTCATTGGAATTGATTTCACCCCTGCCATGATCGAAAAAGCGAGAATCAATGCTGCCAAACTCGGCTACTCCAATGTCGAATTCAGACAAGGTGATATTGAAAATATACCGGTTTCTGCCAATGTTGCCGATGTTATCGTGAGCAATTGCGTATTAAACCTCGTTCCCAACAAGGACAGGGTGTTTAAAGAGATATTTCGCGTCTTAAAACAAGGGGGACATTTCAGCATATCGGATGTGGTATTGGTCGGCCAACTTCCGGATGCGCTGCGCGAGGCTGCAGAAATGTATGTAGGTTGTGTCTCGGGCGCCATTCAAAAATCGGAGTATCTTCATCTGATTCAATCAAACGGCTTTACAAACATTTCCATTCAGAAAGAAAAGGCCATCGGTCTTCCCGAAGATATTTTGCAAAACTACCTCAATGAAGAGGAATTAAAAGTTTTTAAATCATCTGGTACCGGTATTTTTAGCATCACGGTGTATGCAGAAAAATCCAAATCCTGTGGTTGTTCCACCGAATGTTGCAATTAG
- a CDS encoding energy transducer TonB, translating into MKSIFIRMSLAGLLLCLLIAQILFAQTTLESENQKDKTHPFVDQMAEYPGGLDAMNKFITENLKYPEKAKQNKIKGTVILNFVVNPQGELGKLKVAGGIGHGCDEEAVRVLSMMPKWKPGKHDGKIVEVNYTLPILFSLD; encoded by the coding sequence ATGAAATCCATTTTTATTAGAATGTCCCTGGCTGGTTTGTTGCTTTGTCTTTTAATTGCTCAAATTCTGTTTGCGCAAACAACTTTAGAATCAGAAAATCAGAAGGACAAAACACACCCTTTTGTGGATCAAATGGCAGAGTATCCCGGAGGACTGGATGCCATGAATAAATTTATCACCGAAAATTTAAAATATCCTGAAAAAGCAAAGCAAAATAAAATAAAGGGCACTGTCATTCTGAATTTTGTGGTCAATCCACAGGGTGAGCTGGGCAAGCTCAAAGTAGCCGGTGGTATTGGTCACGGATGTGACGAAGAAGCCGTCCGCGTGCTCAGTATGATGCCCAAATGGAAACCCGGCAAGCACGATGGTAAAATCGTTGAGGTAAATTATACACTTCCCATCCTGTTTAGCCTCGACTGA
- a CDS encoding winged helix-turn-helix transcriptional regulator, whose translation MGATKTEHYSKDQNLIATMAKGIGHPARVAIIEYLMRVDTCICGDIVNELPLAQPTVSQHLKELKSAGWIKGNVEGNAICYCIDENAIQQLLDYFSNLSSKLKAKKNKCC comes from the coding sequence ATGGGAGCTACAAAAACAGAGCACTATTCCAAAGACCAGAATCTCATCGCCACTATGGCGAAGGGCATTGGCCATCCGGCAAGAGTGGCCATCATAGAATATCTCATGAGAGTGGATACTTGCATCTGCGGAGACATTGTCAACGAGCTTCCACTGGCTCAACCTACCGTCTCCCAGCACCTAAAGGAACTTAAAAGTGCCGGTTGGATCAAAGGCAATGTCGAAGGCAATGCCATTTGTTATTGCATCGATGAAAATGCGATCCAGCAATTGCTTGATTATTTTTCAAATCTCTCCTCAAAATTGAAGGCCAAAAAGAACAAATGTTGTTAA
- a CDS encoding biopolymer transporter ExbD — protein sequence MAEMNVPESGAKKGKKKSRSKKMSTRVDLTAMVDLGFLLITFFMLATTFNKPKTMEVIKPAKDDNEDKKDQPAIKMSKTFTLLLGDNDKVYAYTSPDEVDADTELAVDSVDYSPSGLRKVIQNRQKEVARDWGHQDTIFIMIKPLPKSKVKNTVDVLDEMSINGVKRYAILAADDPIDSLICLEINQSRK from the coding sequence ATGGCTGAAATGAATGTTCCCGAATCAGGGGCGAAAAAAGGAAAAAAGAAATCGCGATCGAAAAAAATGTCCACCCGCGTGGACCTCACTGCCATGGTGGATTTGGGTTTCCTCCTGATCACATTTTTTATGCTGGCCACCACTTTCAACAAACCCAAAACAATGGAGGTGATTAAGCCCGCCAAGGACGATAACGAAGACAAAAAAGATCAGCCTGCCATTAAAATGTCCAAGACATTTACCTTGCTGCTGGGAGACAACGACAAGGTCTATGCCTATACCTCACCCGATGAGGTGGATGCCGATACAGAATTGGCTGTGGACAGTGTGGATTACAGTCCATCAGGATTGCGCAAAGTCATTCAAAATCGTCAGAAAGAAGTGGCCCGCGATTGGGGTCACCAGGATACCATTTTTATCATGATTAAACCCCTGCCCAAAAGCAAGGTCAAAAACACAGTGGATGTTTTGGATGAAATGAGCATCAATGGTGTAAAAAGATACGCCATTCTGGCTGCAGATGACCCGATTGATTCATTAATCTGTCTGGAAATTAATCAGTCCAGGAAATAA
- a CDS encoding biopolymer transporter ExbD, whose amino-acid sequence MPKVKIPRKSTAIDMTAMCDVAFLLLTFFILTTKFKDQEVVQIDIPASTAQIPIPDKDIMMFNISPDGRIFFGLDDQNTRLGLLNKLSERYAIQFTAEQQDAFRTLELWGMDIKALPDFLKKDPSERANMIQPGLKIDTTGGETQVEDLILFSRQVNNNLRIAIKADKTTEYKSFAALIEALQNRKVNRFNIVTSAKTARE is encoded by the coding sequence ATGCCAAAGGTTAAAATACCCCGCAAGAGTACGGCCATCGACATGACCGCCATGTGCGATGTCGCTTTTCTTTTGCTGACTTTTTTTATTCTGACCACCAAATTCAAGGATCAGGAAGTGGTTCAAATCGACATCCCTGCATCCACTGCACAAATTCCCATTCCGGACAAGGATATTATGATGTTTAACATTTCTCCGGATGGAAGGATTTTTTTCGGATTGGATGATCAAAATACCAGACTGGGTCTATTGAATAAACTTTCTGAGCGATACGCCATCCAGTTTACCGCAGAACAACAGGATGCTTTCAGAACCCTTGAGCTATGGGGTATGGACATCAAAGCATTGCCCGATTTTCTGAAAAAAGATCCCTCTGAACGAGCCAATATGATTCAGCCCGGACTTAAGATTGATACAACGGGCGGAGAAACTCAGGTAGAAGATCTGATTCTCTTTTCGAGACAGGTCAACAACAATCTGCGGATTGCCATCAAAGCCGATAAAACGACCGAATACAAATCTTTTGCAGCTTTGATAGAAGCCTTGCAAAACAGAAAAGTAAACCGATTTAACATTGTTACATCGGCAAAAACTGCCAGAGAATAA
- a CDS encoding MotA/TolQ/ExbB proton channel family protein, producing the protein MSNQKPSVKPSGKFSNIFASLTIFTAIVVGHLIYYFILGDPSHFQDGDNTKHPLSGDYLGMMYKGGVIVPFLMAVFMIVVATVIERFITLSIANGKGSLPNFVHKIKKFLDGNQVDSAIAECDKQQGSVANIIREGLNKYKQMSSNTTLDKEQKVLAIQKEIEESTSLELPMLEKNLVILATISSVATLLGLLGTVFGMIKAFSAIATAGAPDAVQLSNGISEALINTALGIGSSALAIIFYNYFTTKIDGMTYGIDEAGFSISQTFASKH; encoded by the coding sequence ATGAGCAATCAAAAGCCAAGTGTAAAACCCAGCGGGAAATTTAGCAACATCTTTGCATCCCTCACCATCTTCACCGCCATTGTGGTGGGTCATTTGATTTATTATTTTATCTTGGGTGATCCCAGTCACTTCCAGGATGGTGACAACACCAAACATCCATTGAGCGGAGATTATTTGGGTATGATGTACAAAGGTGGAGTTATTGTACCTTTTTTGATGGCAGTCTTTATGATCGTGGTGGCTACTGTCATCGAGCGATTCATTACCCTGAGCATAGCCAATGGCAAAGGCTCTCTGCCCAACTTTGTGCATAAAATCAAGAAATTTCTGGATGGAAATCAGGTGGATTCCGCCATCGCAGAATGTGACAAACAGCAGGGTTCTGTGGCTAACATCATTCGCGAGGGGTTGAACAAATACAAACAGATGTCCAGCAATACCACTCTGGACAAAGAGCAAAAGGTTCTGGCCATTCAAAAAGAAATTGAGGAATCCACTTCATTGGAACTACCCATGCTCGAAAAAAACCTGGTCATCCTCGCCACCATTTCATCTGTAGCCACACTTTTGGGTCTTTTGGGTACGGTATTTGGAATGATCAAAGCGTTTTCAGCCATCGCCACTGCAGGAGCACCAGACGCCGTTCAGCTTTCCAATGGTATTTCCGAAGCCTTGATCAATACAGCTTTGGGTATTGGTTCTTCAGCCCTTGCCATCATTTTCTACAATTACTTCACCACCAAAATTGACGGAATGACGTATGGAATTGATGAAGCCGGTTTTAGTATTTCTCAGACTTTCGCTTCAAAGCATTGA